AGCGCGGTGGGCGCGTTGCCCACCGCCACGATGGCGCCATTGAGCAGTCCCAGCCGATGCGCCTTGCGCATGGACTCGATGGCCCGGGTGGAGCCCGCCTCGCGCGCCGCGGCGATGACGTCCTCATCCGAGATGAAGCAGTGCGTCCGGCAGCCATAGGAGGCGAGTCGCTCCTCGTTGAGGCCGGCGAGGATCATCTTCACGTCGGCCAGCACCGGGCTGCCGGCACGCAGGGCGCGGATGCCCTCGGCGATGGCATCGGGCGAGAAGCGGGCCAGCTCCTTGAACTCGAAGTCCGCGGTGGCGTGGATGATGCGCCGCACCACCTGCCACTCGCCCGGCGAGTAGGAATGCGGACCGGCCTCGTTGTCGATGATGGAAAAGCTCTCGTCTTCGATGCGACGCCCGAGCGTCGTCATCTGACGCATGTCGTTCATGCCGCGTGTCTCCTCTCGGGGTATTGCCCGAGCAAGGTGCCGTTGAAATCCACGAGGACGGCGCGAACCTCGAGCGGTCCCCCCGCGTGACGGGTGCACTGCTCGACGACGCGCTGGCACACCAGTCCGGTGATGTGGGTGAGGCCGTTGGCCGCGCACAGCTCGAGCACGTGGCGGGCGGTGTTGGCGCCCCGGATGTTGGCCACCAGTGTCTCCGGTGCTCCCGCCTCGGCGGCCAGGGTGGCCAGCAGCTCCATGTTCACCTCGGAGCCGGCCGCGTGCGTCTGCATGCGCCCATCGGCCATCTTGGACAGCTTGCCCATCATCCCCACGATGTGGACGCACGCCGCCTGGCGCCGGGCGGCATGGCGGATGGCCACGCCGATGAAGTCGCCCACCTGGATGAAGGTCTCCTCCGGCAGGTGGGGCAAGAGGCCCATGGCGTACTTCTCCGACTTGCCTCCCGTGGTGAAGACGAGCTCGGTGTTGCCGCGCGTGCGCGCCACGTCGATGGCCTGCACCACGCTCGCCTTGTAGGCGGACGTGGAATACGGCCGGACGATGCCGCTGGTGCCGAGGATGGAGATGCCGCCGAGGATGCCCAGGCGCGCGTTGAGCGTCTGCAGGGCCATCTCCTCGCCCCGGGGGACGTGGAGGGTGACGATGGCGCCCCGCCCCTCGGGCAGCTCCTCCAGCACCATGTCGGTGATGTTGCGGCGCGGCACCGGGTTGATGGCCGGACTGCCCACCTCGAGCCCCAGCCCCTCCTTGGTGACGATCCCCACGCCCTCGCCCCGCTCGAGCACCACCCGGCCGTCGTCGTCCGTCAACCGCACCTCGGCGACCATCTCCGCGCCGTGGGTGCAGTCCGGATCATCCCCGGCGTCCTTGATGACGCTGCACAGGGCCTTCTCCCCGTCCGACTCGCAGCGGTGCAGGGCGAACGTCACCGGCTGCCGGTTGGGCAGCGTCGTCTCCACGTGGGTGAGACGCTCGCCGCGCACCAGCACGCGAGTGGCCGCCTTGGCGGCCGCGGCGGCACAGGCCCCGGTGGTGAAACCGGTGCGTGAGCCGCGCTTGTCCCGGGGCGGAGGTGCCTCGCTCATCCCGCGGCCTTCTTCGAGGGATTGTTGAAGAAGAACTCCATCCGGATGGCCTCCATCGCCAGTCCGGACTCCACCAGGGCCTGCCGCAGCGGGCTCAACACCGCCCCATCCCCGACGAGGTAGACGCGCTCGGGCACATGGGCTCGCGCGGCCTCCAGGGCCAGCGCCTGGATGTGCGCGATGCGTTCCGGATGACCCGGCGGCGGGCAATCCCGGTGCTGGAAGTGGCAGCCCAGCGCCTCCACCTCCTCGCGGGCCTTGTCGGCGGGCAGGAACACCGTGGGCGACTCGGAGAACCACAGCAGCCGGGTCCGCTCGCGCTGCGGGGCGAAGGCGCGGCCGTGCACCAGCCCCAGCGCGGCGGTGATGCCGCTGTCGGTGGCCACCACCAGCGTGCTCCGGGGCGTGGAGTCATCCGGAAGGAAGCTGCCCCACGGTCCGCTGAACGGCAGCTCCGCGCCCACCGGGGCCTCGTGCAACATCGCCGAGCCGGGGCCCCCGGCGAGCCGGTAGACACAGATGCGGAAGGTGCGCTGGTCCGCGTCGCTCGACACCAGCGAGTAGGCGCGCTTGTGCGCCTTGCCATCGGCGCGCGGCACGCCGGTGTTGAAGATGAGGTACTGGCCCCCGGTGAAGCCGAGTTCCTCCTCGCCCTGAAGTTGCAGGTGGAGGAGCCTCCCGCGCTCGCCCACGGGCGCGGAGGAGAGGATGCGAGCGGTGCGGGAGACGGCCATGGTGCTAGTCCCTCGGGTAGATTTCGTGGGTGAAGTCGTGCACCTCCTCGAGGTCACGCCACAGCCGCTGGAGGGACTCGTTCTGGCGCCGCAGCTCCAGCTCCACCGACTTGGTCAGCACGAGCAGCGAGCGCAGGTAGGGCATCTTCGGATCATCCGCCCGGGTCGTGGAGACCTTCTCCTGCAGTTCCACCAGGGAGGCATCGAAGAAGCGCAGCATGTTCGCCATGTCGCGCGCCTGCATCAGCGAGCGCACCGGCCCTGGCTTCTCCGCCGCACTGCCCAGCTCGGCCAGCTCGTGCTGCCGCTCGGCGTCGTCTTCCACGCCCAGGATGTTCATCAGCGACAACCGCAACGCCGCCAGTTCATGACAGGCCATGTGTGTTCTCCTCGCTACTGCATGATGTTGTCGACCAGACGGGACACGAGGCGATCACCCACCAGGTGCTCTTCCACGAGCTCCCGGGCATCCGCCTCCGTGACGCCGCGATACCAGATGCCATCCGGGTAGACGGCCACGGTGGGCCCCTCGCCACAGCGGCCCATGCAGGCCGTCCGGGTGATGCGCACCGTGCGCCCCTTGCCCACTTCCTTGAGCTTGCGGCGCAGCGCCTCGATCAGCGCCACGCTGCCGCGCTCGGCGCAGTCGGCGTTGCCGCAGACCAGCACGTGCTTCTCCATGGCGCGGTGGGCGTGCGGATGGGGCGCCGCCTGGGTGTGCGTCTCCCGGTGGCGGATGCTCCAGAGCAGCGCCTTGAGGCCTCCGACGTTCTCCTGGAGGCCCGTGAGCGGCACGCGGTACTGGCAGCCATCGCACGGCAGCGGCACCCCGCCCGCGAGGGCCTCCTCGATGCGCCGGTCCACGTGCTGGACGAGCGGCGACATGCTGCCATCCGCCAGGTGTGGTGCCACCTCGGCGCGCAACCAGGGATAGCGCTCGGCGAAGAGGGCCACCTGGGCGTGGATCTTCTGCAACAGCACCCCGGAGAAGAGCAGGTAGGGCGCCACCAGGATGCGCTCCGGTCGGGCCCGGGCCACCCACTCCAGCGCCTCCTCCAGCGAGGGCTTCGCGATGCCGACGAAGGCCGGCTGCACCTGGGCGAAGCCCCTGCCCTCCGCGTAGAGGCGGGTCAGCTTGCAGAAGTCACCGTTGGCGTCTGG
Above is a window of Cystobacter fuscus DNA encoding:
- a CDS encoding precorrin-8X methylmutase, whose translation is MNDMRQMTTLGRRIEDESFSIIDNEAGPHSYSPGEWQVVRRIIHATADFEFKELARFSPDAIAEGIRALRAGSPVLADVKMILAGLNEERLASYGCRTHCFISDEDVIAAAREAGSTRAIESMRKAHRLGLLNGAIVAVGNAPTALLEVARLVKEEGARPALVIGVPVGFVSAAESKEAVLELSVPHIAVRGRKGGSTIAVSIIHALLMLSADGVKA
- a CDS encoding cobalt-precorrin-5B (C(1))-methyltransferase gives rise to the protein MSEAPPPRDKRGSRTGFTTGACAAAAAKAATRVLVRGERLTHVETTLPNRQPVTFALHRCESDGEKALCSVIKDAGDDPDCTHGAEMVAEVRLTDDDGRVVLERGEGVGIVTKEGLGLEVGSPAINPVPRRNITDMVLEELPEGRGAIVTLHVPRGEEMALQTLNARLGILGGISILGTSGIVRPYSTSAYKASVVQAIDVARTRGNTELVFTTGGKSEKYAMGLLPHLPEETFIQVGDFIGVAIRHAARRQAACVHIVGMMGKLSKMADGRMQTHAAGSEVNMELLATLAAEAGAPETLVANIRGANTARHVLELCAANGLTHITGLVCQRVVEQCTRHAGGPLEVRAVLVDFNGTLLGQYPERRHAA
- a CDS encoding FAD-dependent oxidoreductase, encoding MAVSRTARILSSAPVGERGRLLHLQLQGEEELGFTGGQYLIFNTGVPRADGKAHKRAYSLVSSDADQRTFRICVYRLAGGPGSAMLHEAPVGAELPFSGPWGSFLPDDSTPRSTLVVATDSGITAALGLVHGRAFAPQRERTRLLWFSESPTVFLPADKAREEVEALGCHFQHRDCPPPGHPERIAHIQALALEAARAHVPERVYLVGDGAVLSPLRQALVESGLAMEAIRMEFFFNNPSKKAAG
- a CDS encoding DUF3209 family protein — protein: MACHELAALRLSLMNILGVEDDAERQHELAELGSAAEKPGPVRSLMQARDMANMLRFFDASLVELQEKVSTTRADDPKMPYLRSLLVLTKSVELELRRQNESLQRLWRDLEEVHDFTHEIYPRD
- a CDS encoding CbiX/SirB N-terminal domain-containing protein, which encodes MSTPRSNHGILFVGHGSRDAQAIAEVHRFVDAYREAHPERRVGLGFVELTEPALPEALDAIASEVPEVLVVPLFLFTAKHVKNDIPLALATARKNHPGVRFLAVKAFGVHPDLAQLAFERTQARTGPLSPQEAARMVVVMLGRGSSDPDANGDFCKLTRLYAEGRGFAQVQPAFVGIAKPSLEEALEWVARARPERILVAPYLLFSGVLLQKIHAQVALFAERYPWLRAEVAPHLADGSMSPLVQHVDRRIEEALAGGVPLPCDGCQYRVPLTGLQENVGGLKALLWSIRHRETHTQAAPHPHAHRAMEKHVLVCGNADCAERGSVALIEALRRKLKEVGKGRTVRITRTACMGRCGEGPTVAVYPDGIWYRGVTEADARELVEEHLVGDRLVSRLVDNIMQ